The genomic stretch GACCTCTACGGCGAGGTCTGCCAGGTTGCCGGTCGTGCGTCGATGTAGCCGCCAGGACGCGACCTTGCGGCTCATATCGGTCAGCTTCCCCGGGGCAACCGCGGGTAGGAACCCGGTCCGGGCCCTTCCGCGGATCTTGTCCCATGCCTTCCGGGGACGAAACGCGTACCCGCAGAACGTGAACGTCACCAGCTCGTAGTCGAGACGGCGCCGGTCGTCTTTGCAGTACACGATGCGCGTCTTGTCGGGGTGCAACTGCAACCCGATGTCCGCGAACCGACGATCGATCGCCTGACGCACCTGTTGCGCCTGACGTTCGGTCACGCAGTGGACCACCACATCGTCTGCGAACCGCTCGAACCCGACCCCGGAAAACTCACGGCCCATCCAGGTGTCGAAGCCGTAGTGCAGAAAAATGTTGGCGATCAACGGGGAGATCGGACCACCCTGCGGTGTCCCCTTGTTCCGATGGGTCAGGGTCCCGTCGGGCATCAGAATCGGCGCTCTCAACCAGCGCTCCACATACAGCATGACCCACGGGTGAGTCGTGTGACGCGCCACCGCCTTGACCTCCCCGAGTCAGAGGCGATTTGACTGATCGAGGGCGATAAACGAAAGGTGCTCCTGACCTGCAAGGATTTGGGTGTCGAGTCCATGTCCACAGCAGAAGCGGGTGCACCTTTCTGGTGAGTAAGGGTAGCGGGTGGGATCAGCGGCTGGTCGTCGGCGCGGGCGGGAAGGGTCTGGTCGGTCACGCGGGTGCGGTCCTGCTGCGCAAATGCGCAGATCGGACCGGTCTGACCAGCGGTTTGAACAAGGTGCTACCGCGCGGCAAGGGCCCTGGGTGGTGGGATCGCGGCACGGTCCTGGTCTCACTCGCGGTCGCGATCGTGCTCGGCGCCACGAGCATGTCCGACATCGCGGTCCTCGCCCATCAGGGATTGGTCTTCGGTGATCGGCCGTCGGAGCCAACCGTCCGGCGAGCGTTGGCCGGTCTCGACGAGACCGCGCTGAAACGGATCGGCAAAGCGCGGGCGAAGGTCCGCGCTCACGTATGGGCCCTGCTCGCCCGCCGCCCGCAAGGGTTCCCGTGGCTGACGGTGGCGGGCAAGCTGCTGTCCGGGTGGGTGGTCATCGATCTGGACGCCACCCTGATCACCGCTCACTCACCGAAGCAGGGTGCGGCGGCCACGTTCAAGAAGGGTTTCGGGTTCCATCCGCTCGGTGCGTGGTGTGCGAACACCGCGGAATGCCTGGCCATGCTGCTGCGGCCCGGCAGTGCCGGCTCGAATACGGTCGCCGATCACATCCGGGTTCTCGGTGAGGCGATCGCTCAGTTGCCGGTCGCCTACCGGCGCAAGATTCTGATCAGGGTCGATGGGGCCGGTGCCACCCACGACCTGCTCGAGCACATCGAGGCGATGAACCGGCTGTGGCGCAGCGTGAAGTTCACCGTCGGCTGGACGATCACCGACGCCGACGAGATCGCGATCGAGCAACTGCCTGCTGAAGCGTGGACCGACGGCCTCGCCCAGGACGGCACGGCCGTCGACACCGCGCATGTCGCGGAACTGACCGGCCTCAACCAGCGCCTGGAGAACTGGAACGGCCGGCTACGGCTGCTCGTGCGGCGCACGAAGCCGTCGGCCCGGCACGCGAAGAATCTCACCGCGCTGGAGAAGCGGACCGGCTGGCGGTACGCGATCGTCGCCACCAACATCAGCCGGATCGCCGGGGTGCCGGGCTCGCACCAGCCGCAATGGATCGACGCTTTGCATCGTTCGCACGCAGGAGTGGAAGACAAGGTGCGCACGAACAAGGCCATGGGCCTGCGGAACCTGCCGTCGAAGGCCTGGACCGTCAACCGCGGCTGGGTCCTCGCCGCCAACATCGCCGCGGACATCACTTCCTGGACCCGGTTGCTCGGCCTGCACGACAGGACGACCTCGCCCACGCCGAACCCGCAACACTGCGTTACCGGCTGCTGCACCTGCCCGCGAAACTGGCCGCCCACGCCCGCCGGCGTGTCCTGTCCATCCCCGAGACCTGGCCGTGGGCCGACGCGTTCACCCTCTGCTGGCAGCGCCTCACCCTGCTACCACTGACAACCTGACCCTGGACCCCTGTACCTACCAGTAGAAAGACCGTGACCGAGCCCGGAGAACTCGCGCTTCCACAGCGACACGTGGCGATATCACACCCAAACCGGGTGGACAAAACGGTCAAGCCGAAACGGTCAGGCAGGGAGCAAGACCCTCTGACGGATCGAGGTTGAGCATCAAATCCCACCGCACGGAGTCGAAAAAGGCCTTGACGTCCAAATCGACGACCCAGTCCTTCTTGAAACGTAAACATTCAGGGCCACTCCGGGTGGTGGCCGTGAGTGGCTGTCTGTGATTGACGGGCTGGGTCGATCTTGACGGTGTGTCGATGCGCGGCCGGGTGCGATCGATGTGTTGTGATCGGTGGGTGCCGGGCTTGGAGGAGTTGTCGCGCGAGGAGTTGATCGGACTCACGCGACGGCTGATCGTTCAGGTGGAACAGTTGACCCAGGCGAACCGGGAGTTGACTGATCGGGTCGCGCGGTTGGAACGCCTGGTGTCGCGTAACAGTGGGAACTCGGGGATGCCGCCGTCGAAGGATGATGATCCGGGACGGACGCCGCCGGCGGAGGTGTCCACGCCGGTGCCGGCAGCCGGTGCTGGTAAGCGGTCGCGGGGTAAGCAGCGGGGTGCGCCGGGTGCGCAGCTGTCCTGGTCACCGTTTCCGGACGGCATTGTGGATCATTTTCCGGGCGGGCCGTGTGGATGCGGATCGGATCTGGCATCGGCGGCTGATCTGGGGGTTTACGCCTCGCATCAGCAGGTCGATGTGCCGGCGATGACGGCGACGGTCACCCAGCATGATCGGCACGCGGTGCGCTGCGGGTGCGGGGCGATGCACGTGGCGGCCCGCCCCGAGGGGGTGCCGGACGCAGGCGTCTCGTACGGGCCGAATCTTCAGGCGTGGTGCGTCTATCTGATGGTGGTGCACGCGATTCCGGTGGCCCGGTGCGCTGACCTGGTCGCCGCGTTGACCGGCTCGCGTCCGTCGGACGGGTTCGTCCACGCGTTGATCGGCCGGGCCGCGGCGGGGGTGGCCGAGTCGAACCGGATCATCCGCACGCTGATCGCCCTCGCGCATGTGGTCTCCTGCGACGAGACCCCGATCCGGGTCGGTGCCCGCAAGGTCAAGAAGTACCTTCTGGTCGCCTGCACCCGCCTCTACACCTGGTACCTGCTCGGTGACCGCAGCCTCGACACGTTCAAGGTGTTCGTCCTGCCGGACCTGACCGGGGTGGTCGTGCACGACCGTTACCAGAACTACGACGCGAAGATCTTCGCCCACCTGGTCCACCAACTCTGCGTAGCCCACCTGATCCGCGACTGTCAGGACGCCGCCGAGACCTACCCCGACGCGCACTGGCCGATCCAGATCCGCCAGGCGCTACAGGGACTCGTCCACGCCGCGAACCTCGCCCGCGCACAGAACCTGCCCGCGATCGGCGAACACATCGCCGGCCCGCTGATCGACGCCTACCGGCACGGCGTGCGGATCGGGCTCAAGGAGGTCGCCCGGGTGGACGGCCGTAAACAGCCGAAACACCGGGCACTGCTGGAAGACCTCCACGACCGAGAAGCCGACATCCTGCGATTCACCACCGACCTGCGCATCCCACCCACGTCGAACCAGGCCGAACGCGACCTACGGCCCGCGAAGACCCAGCAGAAGATCTCCGGACGGCTCACCAGCGAGAAGGTCACCGAACACCGCTACGCCATCCGCGGTTACGTCTCCACAGTGACCAAACACGGCGCGGATGTCATGACCGCCATCCGCGACGCCATCCTCGGCCGACCCTGGACACCACCCGCCTGGGCACCCGGCTAACCCACCACGAGCAACGACCGCCACCACCCATCACACACTGCCACCAACGGCTACGTCATGGAGTGGCCCTGAATGCTTACGTCCGATCTCCCCGTTGATCGCCAACATTTTTCTGCACTACGGCTTCGACACCTGGATGGGCCGTGAGTTTCCCGGGGTCGGGTTCGAGCGGTTCGCAGACGATGTGGTGGTCCACTGCGTGACCGAACGTCAGGCGCAACAGGTGCGTCAGGCGATCGATCGTCGGTTCGCGGACATCGGGTTGCAGTTGCACCCCGACAAGACGCGCATCGTGTACTGCAAAGACGACCGGCGCCGTCTCGACTACGAGCTGGTGACGTTCACGTTCTGCGGGTACGCGTTTCGTCCCCGGAAGGCATGGGACAAGATCCGCGGAAGGGCCCGGACCGGGTTCCTACCCGCGGTTGCCCCGGGGAAGCTGACCGATATGAGCCGCAAGGTCGCGTCCTGGCGGCTACATCGACGCACGACCGGCAACCTGGCAGACCTCGCCGTAGAGGTCAACCCTGTCCTTCGGGGCTGGTTGAACTACTTCACCGTGTTTTACCCGAGCGCGGTCTACCCGATCGGCAAGCGCATCGATCGTCATCTGATGCGCTGGGCGAAGTGGAAGTACAAGCGACTCAAACGCAGCGACGACAGAGCTCGAGTATGGCTACGAGACGTCCGGCAACGGTCGCCCGACCTGTTCGCGCACTGGGCGATGCGGTACACGACCTGACAACCGAACGGCACGAGCCGGATGAGTCGAGAGGTTCACGTCCGGATCTGTGGGGGACGGCGGGTGAAACTCCCGCCGTCTACCCGGCAGTCACGAACACCCGAGAGAAGCGCAGGGGTGCAGAGTTCGACGCTTCTGCTGTTGGCAGCCCAGGGCGAGATTCCTGGGTTCGACGCGGCGATCTTCGCCGACACCTCGGCACTTTCCAGCCCCGCGTGGACGTGGAGCCAGCGAGGGCACGTCGCCGATCGAGCGACAAAACATTGCAAACCGGAAACATGAATCCCTATCGAACGCCCTCTCAGATCGGCACCACGCCCTCCACCTCGGTGCCCATACCCGGGGTCGAGTACACGGTGACCGCCCCACCGACCGCGCCGACGCGGTCGCTGAGCCGGCCGAGCCCCGAATCCGGAGGCCGTGTGGCGGGGTCGAAGCCGGGTCCGTCGTCGCGCACGGAGAACCGCAGCCCCTGGTAGGTGTCGCTGAGCGTCACCGTGACGCCGGCTCCCGGGGCATGCTTGCGGGCGTTCGTCACGGCCTCCAGGCAGGCGTAGAAAACCGCCGTCTCCACCACGCGTGGATAGCGTCGCGCCGGCCCTTCGGGCAGTCGCAGGGTGATCCCCTCCTGCCCCCCGATCTCGGACTCCAGCGCGTGGCAGAGCCCGCCGGACAGCAGGCTGACCGGCAGGATGCCGCTCGCCGCGTCGTAGAGGACCCCCTCGGCCTGGGCGATCTGCTCGGCGAGCGTGCCGAGTTGCCGGGCGACGGCCTCCACGTTACCCACGGCCATCTGGTGCTCGATCAGGCCGACGGTGAGCCGGAGGTTGACAAGATGGTGCTGCGCGCCGTCGTGCAGGTTGCGCTCGAGCACGCGACGCTGCTCGTCCATCCGCGCCACCGTACGCCTGCGTGCCGACGCGGTCTCCTCGACGTACCCGAGCACCGCGTCCAGCTCACGTCGAAGCGTGGCCGCCAGGCCGGCCGCGTCCAGGATCGGTCCCAGCACGACCAGAATGTCCTTGAGAATCCGCCGCCGGGGACCGACCGGCATGATCAGCGGCGCGGAGAACGCCCACCAGCCCACGAGTTCCCCGGCGAAGCGCACCTCGTGGATGCGCATGCCGGGCGGTGGTAGCCAGTCCCCCGCGCCGGCGGTCTCGGCGCTCCACCCGGACCAGCGGATCGCGTCTCGGAAGGGGTCGCCGACGTCCTGACGCGCCGGCCCACGTGCGGCGGGGGCGATCCGGCAGTCGCGTAACCCCGCTCCGTCGCCGATCTCGCGTGCCACGGCGGTCAGGTCAGGCGCTGCCGATGGCCCGGCCACGACCTGGCTGGCGGCCACGATCCGGCGGATCACGGCGTCGCGGTCCCACGAAGGTTCGCTCGCCATGTCACCCCTCGATCTGCCGCGCACGGAGGTAAGAGATCACCGCGAGTACCCGTCGGTGGTAGGCCGCGATGTCAGCGGAAAGCCCCAGCTTCGCGAAGATCGACGCCGCGTGCTTCTCCACCGTCTTCGTCGACAGAAAGAGAGCGTCCGCGATTCCGGCGTTGGACCGCCCCTCCGCCATCAGGCGGAGTACGTCCATCTCGCGGCTGGTCAGCCGGCGAAGACCGTCACCGTCACCGGCACCGGCTCCCGGCAGCTGGTTCACCAGCTGTTGCGCAATCTCCGGCTCGATCACCACCTCGCCCTCGGCGACCCGACGCAGGGTGTCACCGAGAGCCTCGACGTTCACGATGCGGTCCTTCAGCCGGTACCCGATCCGCTCCGTCCCGATCTTGAGCATCCGCATCAGATAGTGCGACTCGGCGTAGTTGGACAGCAGCAGAACGCCCACGTCCGGATGGCGCTGCCGCACTGTCGCGGCCGTGGCGAGTCCTCCCTCAGGCTCCGGTGACATCCGGATGTCCAGGATCGCCACGTCGGCCCGTGCCCCGTCCAACAGGTCGAGGGCGTCCTCGCCGTTCGTCGCCCACCCCACCACGTCGAATCCGGCCGCGCGCAGCAGCATGATCAGGCCCTCCCGGAACAAGGCCGAATCCTCGACGACGGCTACCCGCATTGCCCTGTCCACCCACCCGATCGCCCAGCCGGCACGCAATCAACCAACCGTATACCTGCGCACGGATCGCCCTACCGGGTCCTGAGCCACACGTTGCGGGCCCGCAGATCGGAGCAGCGTTCATCCACTCTGGATGGTGGCTGGTCGACGCGGTCGGTACAGTGGCACCAGTTCGTGTCACGGGGATCGGGAGAGCTGCCCCAGTCGCGCGACCAGTCCTTCGGCGGACCTTGCCAGCAGCCGGCCGGCCGCTTGCGCACGCGGCCCCGAGGCGGGAGAGGACGCCCACCCGCGCCAGCGGGCGACCTGCCTCAGCGCGGCCACCCGCTGTTCGTCCGATGTAGCCGCCTCC from Micromonospora craniellae encodes the following:
- a CDS encoding reverse transcriptase domain-containing protein, with the translated sequence MARHTTHPWVMLYVERWLRAPILMPDGTLTHRNKGTPQGGPISPLIANIFLHYGFDTWMGREFSGVGFERFADDVVVHCVTERQAQQVRQAIDRRFADIGLQLHPDKTRIVYCKDDRRRLDYELVTFTFCGYAFRPRKAWDKIRGRARTGFLPAVAPGKLTDMSRKVASWRLHRRTTGNLADLAVEVNPVLRGWLNYFTVFYPSAVYPIGKRIDRHLMRWAKWKYKRLKRSDDRARVWLRDVRQRSPDLFAHWAMRYTT
- a CDS encoding IS1380 family transposase, coding for MSKGSGWDQRLVVGAGGKGLVGHAGAVLLRKCADRTGLTSGLNKVLPRGKGPGWWDRGTVLVSLAVAIVLGATSMSDIAVLAHQGLVFGDRPSEPTVRRALAGLDETALKRIGKARAKVRAHVWALLARRPQGFPWLTVAGKLLSGWVVIDLDATLITAHSPKQGAAATFKKGFGFHPLGAWCANTAECLAMLLRPGSAGSNTVADHIRVLGEAIAQLPVAYRRKILIRVDGAGATHDLLEHIEAMNRLWRSVKFTVGWTITDADEIAIEQLPAEAWTDGLAQDGTAVDTAHVAELTGLNQRLENWNGRLRLLVRRTKPSARHAKNLTALEKRTGWRYAIVATNISRIAGVPGSHQPQWIDALHRSHAGVEDKVRTNKAMGLRNLPSKAWTVNRGWVLAANIAADITSWTRLLGLHDRTTSPTPNPQHCVTGCCTCPRNWPPTPAGVSCPSPRPGRGPTRSPSAGSASPCYH
- the tnpC gene encoding IS66 family transposase; amino-acid sequence: MPGLEELSREELIGLTRRLIVQVEQLTQANRELTDRVARLERLVSRNSGNSGMPPSKDDDPGRTPPAEVSTPVPAAGAGKRSRGKQRGAPGAQLSWSPFPDGIVDHFPGGPCGCGSDLASAADLGVYASHQQVDVPAMTATVTQHDRHAVRCGCGAMHVAARPEGVPDAGVSYGPNLQAWCVYLMVVHAIPVARCADLVAALTGSRPSDGFVHALIGRAAAGVAESNRIIRTLIALAHVVSCDETPIRVGARKVKKYLLVACTRLYTWYLLGDRSLDTFKVFVLPDLTGVVVHDRYQNYDAKIFAHLVHQLCVAHLIRDCQDAAETYPDAHWPIQIRQALQGLVHAANLARAQNLPAIGEHIAGPLIDAYRHGVRIGLKEVARVDGRKQPKHRALLEDLHDREADILRFTTDLRIPPTSNQAERDLRPAKTQQKISGRLTSEKVTEHRYAIRGYVSTVTKHGADVMTAIRDAILGRPWTPPAWAPG
- a CDS encoding group II intron maturase-specific domain-containing protein, which gives rise to MIANIFLHYGFDTWMGREFPGVGFERFADDVVVHCVTERQAQQVRQAIDRRFADIGLQLHPDKTRIVYCKDDRRRLDYELVTFTFCGYAFRPRKAWDKIRGRARTGFLPAVAPGKLTDMSRKVASWRLHRRTTGNLADLAVEVNPVLRGWLNYFTVFYPSAVYPIGKRIDRHLMRWAKWKYKRLKRSDDRARVWLRDVRQRSPDLFAHWAMRYTT
- a CDS encoding sensor histidine kinase, encoding MASEPSWDRDAVIRRIVAASQVVAGPSAAPDLTAVAREIGDGAGLRDCRIAPAARGPARQDVGDPFRDAIRWSGWSAETAGAGDWLPPPGMRIHEVRFAGELVGWWAFSAPLIMPVGPRRRILKDILVVLGPILDAAGLAATLRRELDAVLGYVEETASARRRTVARMDEQRRVLERNLHDGAQHHLVNLRLTVGLIEHQMAVGNVEAVARQLGTLAEQIAQAEGVLYDAASGILPVSLLSGGLCHALESEIGGQEGITLRLPEGPARRYPRVVETAVFYACLEAVTNARKHAPGAGVTVTLSDTYQGLRFSVRDDGPGFDPATRPPDSGLGRLSDRVGAVGGAVTVYSTPGMGTEVEGVVPI
- a CDS encoding response regulator transcription factor, with product MRAGWAIGWVDRAMRVAVVEDSALFREGLIMLLRAAGFDVVGWATNGEDALDLLDGARADVAILDIRMSPEPEGGLATAATVRQRHPDVGVLLLSNYAESHYLMRMLKIGTERIGYRLKDRIVNVEALGDTLRRVAEGEVVIEPEIAQQLVNQLPGAGAGDGDGLRRLTSREMDVLRLMAEGRSNAGIADALFLSTKTVEKHAASIFAKLGLSADIAAYHRRVLAVISYLRARQIEG